The segment AGTATAGGCGGGAATAACAGTACATTCCTCAAAGAGTTGTGGACATTAAGCATCaccatccattttaaatagaaaacgcctggcacacaggaagcaCTCAGGGGACGTTAGGCTCTCTGGGACTTTgtctcctcattttaaaaatgaaaataatattaacacCTATTTTACAGGTTGTCCTGAGGGTTAAACATGAAAGCTCATCTGTGAAGGGCTTTGCGTGGGCCTGGCACCGAGCAGCCCCTGAGAGTGGCCATTCGTGTTATCAGTCAGGATTCTGTTCTTCCTGGGAACCCCAGCCTGCTTCCTCTTCACCCTGGGCACTTGGCCCCTCAGAGTCACTCTGGCCTCTCCCCTTGCTGAGCCCCTCCTTGAGGCTTCCAGCCAGCCCCCTCACCAAGAGGCCGCTGGGCATGGGGACGGGGGCCTGAGGGCCCAGCCCAAAGCCCTACCTCCTTGCACGCCTGAATGGCGATGTACTCAGCAAAGATCTTCTTGGCCTTGGCCGCCATCTTGGACTGTGACTTGACCTTCTTGAAGTCCTCGCATGCCAGCCAGAATTCCAGGTTCTCCTCACTAAATTCAGTGCGGAGGAAGGCCTGGAACACCGCTAGACCATCTGTGAGGAGAAGCCCAGACCCTGAGGTGAGAGGCCAAAccagcccctcctgccctcaggccCCCCTCCGCAGCTGACCCTCTTGGCTCATTTTGGGTGCAGATGCTGGGAGCTTAGTAAGGGGACCCGCTCCTGAGAGCCAGGAACCCAGGATACGGTCCCCACCCCTGCATTGCCTCTTCATGGGCCTTGGTCAGGTCTCTCCCcagctgtgcctcagtttcctcatctgtcaaatgggaacCACCTCCTGGATCCTAGTGAGGATCAGAAGGGGTTCCCGTCCACGAGATGACAGGCAGATTTGGCCCCGTGTACGCCCTCAGCACATGGAAGTGTTTATTGTTATTCTGGGAATACGGGTCTGAGTACACAGGTCCCAAAGGCCTCTGGCAAGCAGTGCCAGCTCTCATggacagggaggggctggcagcAGCAGGCTCCAAGGCCAGACCAAGGGCCTCAGCCTTTCCCAACAGCGGGGACACCTGACGGCCCGGGAAACAGGGAAAGGCAACCTCTCCAGGGCCAGATGCACTCTCTGAGCCTGGGAGAGGAGGACAGGAGGACGGGGCAGAGGACACGGAGAAGGGAACAGGTCGGGTGGCCCCAAGCCTGGGAGAGGAGGATGGGGGAGAGgacatggagaagggaacaggcCGGGTGGCCCCCACTTACACTTGTGGACCAGCAGCTTCTCCAAAGACTCGCCCCATTTGAGTGCTTCCTCTGAAGTGGGCCTGAGGGGGAGGCAAGGGACACAGTGAGGGGCCAGGAGGCTCAGGGAAGCGAGCTGACCTCTGTCCGCTGTCCTTGGCCCCACAAAGTAGCTGAGTCCCATGAGGAGCACACGAGGAGGCCCACCCCCTTTCCTGGGGCCGGCGGCATCACATCtacccccacctctgcccctccccGTCCCGGGACAGCAGCTCCCCATCTGCGCTGCTCATGCAGGGTATGAGGCTCCTTCCACAGGAGCCTCCACCACCCCCGAGCCGGATCAAGCCAAATGCATTCTCCCTTACACGCCCACCAGCCACCCTGCTCCCACAGGACCTGTGAGTGTCTGAGGGGGCCCAGGGGTGCCGGAGAGGACCTACTTGAATGACTTCATCACTTTGTCTGTCTTGCCCGTTGGCTGGGCCCCAGGGGATTCGTTCCGCCGCCTAAAGATgcccagcttgttcttcatgtcCTTGGCTCTGGGGACAGAAGCAGAGAAGGGGGTCGGTGAGGCCGGTCCACTCGTCCCCTGCCAGttcagggtggggagggcagggcccGGGGCGAGGGGCACCTACTCCTTCATGGTGTGCCGCCTCTGGAGGTTCCCATTCCGAGTGAGGTACATGCCTCGGAGCATCGCTGTAGGGCCCCCCACCTTGCTGCCTGGGTCGGTCTGCTGCAAGCACCCCCAGGCTCCTGCTCCCAAGCCGGGTACCAGGCGGCAACGGTGCAGGCGGCAGCCGAGCGCTCACTGGAATCCCAGCCCCGGACAACTGGACTCCCAGGCACAGGCCAGGCTGGGACTCAGACAGGAGGAGCCAGGAAATGGGAGGGACCAGGAcgggagaagggaaaaaaaaaaatatccctcCTGGCCAACCCTGAGAGGCAGCCCCGTGAAAGGGGCATGTGTCTGTAAGGGGCGGCCTCTGGGGCCCGCCCAGGCAGGAAGCCAAACCCGTTATTTGTGACTGGCCTCCCCGT is part of the Cervus elaphus chromosome 16, mCerEla1.1, whole genome shotgun sequence genome and harbors:
- the RGS3 gene encoding regulator of G-protein signaling 3 isoform X7 encodes the protein MLRGMYLTRNGNLQRRHTMKEAKDMKNKLGIFRRRNESPGAQPTGKTDKVMKSFKPTSEEALKWGESLEKLLVHKYGLAVFQAFLRTEFSEENLEFWLACEDFKKVKSQSKMAAKAKKIFAEYIAIQACKEVNLDSYTREHTKDNLQSVTRGCFDLAQKRIFGLMEKDSYPRFLRSDLYLDLINQKKMSPPL
- the RGS3 gene encoding regulator of G-protein signaling 3 isoform X8, producing the protein MKNKLGIFRRRNESPGAQPTGKTDKVMKSFKPTSEEALKWGESLEKLLVHKYGLAVFQAFLRTEFSEENLEFWLACEDFKKVKSQSKMAAKAKKIFAEYIAIQACKEVNLDSYTREHTKDNLQSVTRGCFDLAQKRIFGLMEKDSYPRFLRSDLYLDLINQKKMSPPL